The Chlorocebus sabaeus isolate Y175 chromosome 18, mChlSab1.0.hap1, whole genome shotgun sequence sequence TCATCAAAATGAACGAGTGCAGAGCAGCGCGGTGTGGAAATTTCCTTCCTCTCCACCTGCAGAAAGGCCCAGAAGGCGGCCATGGAAGGGTTGCAATGCCACACGCAAGCCTTATCCGGAGGGAGTGTCAGGAAGCCCTTGTCACCCTCCCTGAGGTCAAGACTTGAAGATTCCCTAGGGAGGTGGTGTCAGGGAATGGAGGTTAGAGGTCAGGGCTGGAGTTACTGGGGCAGCACTGGGGGTGCTGTGAGCGGCGGCTCAAACCTCGGTCCATCCCTGGGAAGGTGATGTGGCCTTGGGCAGAGGTGGATGCGGAGGGCCTCCTTCCGTAGGATGCCCATTCTGGGTGCCATGGGGGCCTGGCAAGGGCCGCGCTACCCCTTTCTCCCTGGCCGGAGGCAGGAAAAGTCGGGGGCGGGGGGACGAAGTCATCCACAGTCGGTGTGGAACTTCTGGGacttactaaatttatttttatctaggtatagaaaattaaaaatccaaagaaaGAAGCAGGGCAGGAGGACACAGGCCAGTGACTTCGCCCAGCGCTGCCAGGGGAGTCAGGCGGGGCCCCGCCGAGTTCTGGGGCTGGTCACACAGGAGGGCCGAGGACGCGGCCGGCAGGAGCCGCTCCCCAGAGCCAGACGACCCCCGCCCCTCGGCGCGCCTCGGGGGTCCCGACGCTGCAGCTGGAGGGGGCGGGGGGTCCCCGTGCGGGCGGCGCAGGCGTCAGCGCTCTGCCCGCACCCACAGCGCGTCCGCGGAGTTGGCGGCCTGGCCCGCGCCGTCGGGGCCCTGCGAACTGTCCTCGGTGGCCGTGGCCGAGCGCGTGCTGTCCTCCCGCAGGGCCGGCTCGGGGCTGGTCGCGCGCTGCTGCTGCTCCTTGAGCTCGGAGTAGGAGCGCGAGAAGGTGTGGAAGATGGAGGTGACCGGGAAGGCCATGAGCAGGATGCCGCTGAGGATGCTGCTGAGCGCCACCACCTGCCCGGGCAGGCTGCGCGGAACCATGTCGCCGTAGCCCACGGTGGTCATGGAGATGACGGCCCACCAGTAGCTGGCGGGCACGCTGGAGAAGTCGCGGCGCGCACCCAGCTCGCGCTCGGCCAGGTGCACCAGCGGCGCGAAGAGCGCCATGGCCACGCAcaggaacagcagcagcagcccgaACTCGCGCGCGCAGCGTTGCACGGTCAGGCCCAGCGAGCGCAGCCCCAGCGAGTGGCGCGCCAGGCGCATCACGTAGAGCACGCGCAGCGCGCGCAGCAGCCGCAGCACCAGCCCCGCGCGCTCCAGGAGCTTGGTCCCGCCCGGGCCTGCCGCCAGCCCCAGCAGCAGGGACACGTAGAACGGCAGCAGCGCCAGGATGTCGATGATGTTGAGCGGCGCGCGCAGGAAGGCGCACTTGCTCTCGGCCTGCAGGGAGCGTAGCAGGAACTCGAAGGAGAACCAGGCCACGCACACGGTCTCCAGCACGAACAGGCTGCGGCACTTGGGGGAGCACTCGCCCTGCGGGGAAAGGGGATGTGGGGTTGGGGGCGCAGGCCTGTTGGAGGGCCGGGGGCGCTCCGCCCTTCCTTCCCCAGGACCAGAGGCGTCCCCAGGCCACCCTTCCCGCGCCAACCCACGGAACAGGCCCAGttctatttgggaaaaaaaaaaaaaaatgaaaaagcaagattTAATGGTGATGACTTCGGGCTTGAGAGCGGATGCCCTTAGCTGACCCAGGAAACTggtgaaaataatgtttaaaccTTTGACCTTTTAAAGCCTTGGGAGATTATCTTAAGAGCAAACAGCAAACAAACATCTATTTATATGTGAACATTCTGTAAGAAAGAGCGTTTGTGGTATCTGTGTCAAGACTGCATCTTCCTCCTCAGCTTGGCCAGGAGGAGACTCCATGTGGAATGGCTGCAGCCACAGACAcagccctcccacccccaccccaccccacccccagctcccagTCAGGGGGCTTCTTCCCACAGAAGGGGCCGACATCACAATCTCACATTCTGCCCTCAGCTCCTGGGGCTAGGTCCTTGGGGAGTCCGGTGGAGGGTGGGGCTCCCTCCTCCCGCCCAGTCCCCATTCTCGTGGGTGGGAGGCTGGCCTTGGGTGTCACAGGCGGGAGGCTGGCCGTGGGCGTCACGGGTGGGAGGCTGGCCTTGGGTGTCACAGGCGGGAGGCTGGCCGTGGGTGTGGCACACTGAGAAGATAGGGCCTGACTGCCCTTGCTGCAGTGATTCCAGGCCAGGAGAGGCCGATGAGGTCTCAGGGTGCTGCCCCCCATCAAGCTCTCAGCTCCTGGAGAGGGAGGGTGTCATTCACACTGAGGCTTGCCCTTGTCCCCATCCCCCAAATCCGTGGCTCAGAGATTTCTGCCAGGAGGGAGATGCAGGAAGTAATCTCCTCTCAAAGGAACTGACCTCATTTGCAACAGAACATGAAGAAGCTTACACCTAAGGACACTCTCAACACTATCAGAGGTGGAGGTGAAGTGAATTAGCAGATTCATGCGTCTGCTGACCATGTAGCCTAGATGCAGGCTGGCTAGGGTGCTGGGGAACGAGGGGAGAAGACAGCTGGCAGGAGCCTCCTGGGGTCAGAACAATGTCAGGCACTCTCAGAAAGCAATGAGAAGGAGCTGCAATATGATCAGGTTGTAGAGGAATAACAGAGCTCTCAGCTGGCAACCTGGAGTTTTAACTACTGGGTGTGATCAGTGAGACAGAGGAAGAGGTTGCTCCCCAAACCCTGTCATCCTAGGGTGACTGTGGCACACTGGCGCTGCCCCGACACTGAGACTGTtgctggggaggaggaagggtgcACGGGCATGACGACAGTAACCCAGCCAGTCACCAAAAGACTAAATCAGTGAGTAACAGGCCCAGGACGGGGACTACCCAAAGGGCTAGAGTATCTTGTCTAAAATGTCTAGTTTCTAACAATGACAAGATATGTGgaataggaagaggggaaggaaggaagaaaaagaaaaggaaagtatgGTTCATACATTAGGAAGAAAGCAGGCAACAAAAACTGCTGTGAGAGTGACCAAATGTCAAATTTAACATAATGAGATTTCAAAGCAGCCACTATCAGTATGTTCACAAAACTAAAGGAAGCATAAGTGAAAATGCCACAAATAGAGGCTGTTGGTAAAGagatggacatttaaaaaaatacccaaatggaaattctggaattgaaaagtgcaataattgaaataaaaaaatttaaaaatcactagaaAAGCTTAACAGTAGGTTTTAACtggcagaaaaaagaattagtaaaCATGAAGATAGTTTGATGGGAATTATGCTGAAGAACagagacaaaaagaacaaagcaaacagCGCCTCGAGAAGCGCAGGACACCATTATATGCCCCCACATATGCATAATGGGAATAtccaaggagaggagagaagggagaagaaaaactaTGCAAAGAgataatggtgaaaaaaaaaatccaatttattaaaaacaataacctATATATCCAGGAAGTTCAATGAACTCCAAGCAGGATAAACACAGAGACCCACAGATGGACACATCATAATAAACGTAATGAAGgtcaaagacaaggaaaaagtATGGAAGCAGCAAGAGCAAAATGAAGATCACTTACAAAGGAACTTCACAGATAAACAGCTGATTTATCAGCAGAAACACTGCAAGCCAGAAGGCAGTGGAATGGCATATCTGAAgtgctcaaaggaaaaaaatcctgccATCAAGAATCCTATATACAGCAAAGTTACTGttgaaaaattaaagtaaaaaataaacacttaCCCAGgtaaacaaaaattgagagaattCACTGCTTAGCAGACCTGCCtcacaagaaatactaaagaaggTTCTTCAGGCTGAAAGCAGGTGACCCCAGATGAAAATGTGGATCAACACAAAAAGTGTTAGTAAAGGTTATTATGTAATTAGAAAAGACactataaatgcatttttttcttgatttgaaCAGCAACTGTATAAAAATAAGATGTTTATAATGTATTAAGCCTGCAgcatatagaaatgtaatatatGTGTAATGTTTGCCAATAAAAGCCCAAAGGAGGTGTGTGGGAGCAGAGGTGTGTGGGAGCAAAGGTGTAATGGTCTAAGGAAATGACAGATAGTGAAGCAAAAGCAATAATTGTAACAATGTGTATCACAACAATTGCACCAAAAGGGAGAAAAGCAAATACAGCTATACAGGCATAACATCTTCATCTCACTGGAATTAAGCACAAACCTGAAGCAAGTTCTGATTATTTATGGTAAACTCCAGAGcaaacactaaaataaataactaaaaaaaacctttaaaatatcattagtgggctgggtgtggtggctcatgcttgtgatcccagcactttatgaggccaaggcaggtggatcacctgaggtcaaggggttcaagaccagcctggccaacacggcaaaaccctgtctctactaaaaatacaaaaattacttgggtgtggtggtgtgcacctgtaatcccagctacttgggaggctgagtcaggagaatcacttgatcccaggaggcggaggctgcagtgagcagagattataccactgcactccagtctgggcaacagagacctcccctctctctctctctatacacacacacacacacacacacgcacacatatattttatatgtatatataaaaaattagtgcAATTAAAATGCTCCATAAGAAAATAACCAATGCAAAAGAAAGCAGCTAAGGAAGGATACAGAAACAACATGATCCGTGAGGcgcatgaaacagaaaataagatgtGGCAGACACAGACCCAACTATATCAATCATGACATTAGATATGAATGGAGCGAACAACCCAATCAAAAGCAgagtgggttttaaaaaataattgaactaaATGTTGTCTACCGGAGAcacactttagattcaaagacacaaatagataCAATGTAAAAAGATGGGAAAAGATGTATCATCCAAACAGCAACCACAGGAAAGCTAATAGATAAAGTAGATGTTAAAACAAAAAGTGTTATTCGAgataatatgtaatgatcaacAGGTCAATCCACCAAGAAGATAAAACCATTAAAACATATGTACCAATGATACAGCAATAAgtaaatgaagcaaaaactgaacaGAAACAGAAATTGAGAAAGAGACATTCcataataatagctggagacttcattatcccactttttaattttaatttttattgttttttagacggagtctcactctgtcacccggatggagagcaatggcatgatctcacctcactgcaacctctgcctcccaggttcaagcgattctcttgcctcagcctcctgagtagctgtgactacaggggcgcaccactgtgcccagctaattaatactgcactttcaataatggacagAACAACTATACAGGAGAGTCAAGGAAACAGAAGGCGTGAACACCACCATAAGCCAAATAGACCTCACAGACATCTGTAGAACGTGTCACTCAACAACGCAATATACATTTTTCCGATGTGCACACGGAACAGTCTCCAGAACAGGACATATACCAGGCCATAGAACCGacctcaatacatttaaaaggataGAAATAATACAAGTATACACTCCATCCACAACATTAGATATTAATGACAGGAAAAAAATTGGGAAcctcacaaatatgtggaaattaaacatatTCCTAGATAATCAAAGAGGTCAACCAAGAAATCAGAAGGGAGTCAGACTTGGAGATGAGTACGAATGAAGACAGGACATATCCAAACTTACGTGGTGCAGCTAAAGTAATGCTCAGACGGCCATGCTCAGAGGGCcagcgcagcggctcatgcctgtaatcccagcgctttgggaggccgaggcaggaggatcacttaagctcaggagttggagacctgcctggcaacatgctgaaaccccatctctacaagatacacaaaatttagctgggtgtggtggtgcacgcctgcagtcccagctactcgagaggctgagatgggaggatcccctgagtctAAAGGGTTgtggcttcagtgagccgtgatggcaccactgcactccagtctgggtgacagagcgagaccctgtctcaaaaataaaaataaaaaatacaataaataaaaagaaaaagtaatgcttagagggaaatttgtagctgTCAATGCCTATAAGAAGAAAGATCCCAAATTAATAAGCCCACACTCCACTCTAAGACAACtgggaaaacaaaagtaaataaaatttaaagcagGCAGGGGAGGGAAATAACAGATGAGAGCAGGAACTAATAAAACAGAGAAGACAAAACCCATAGAGAAACCAATGAAACCAAACACTGGTtcttggaaaagatcaacaaaatcaacaaatcttTAGCTTGTTTGAgcagaagaaacagagagagaaaattccatttacta is a genomic window containing:
- the KCNG2 gene encoding voltage-gated potassium channel regulatory subunit KCNG2, coding for MEPWPCSAGGGGGGTRARHVIINVGGCRVRLAWAALARCPLARLERLRACRGHDELLRVCDDYDVSRDEFFFDRSPCAFRAIVALLRAGKLRLLRGPCALAFRDELAYWGIDEARLERCCLRRLRRREEEAAEARAGPAELGTQGSPAPTLGPRGRLQRGRRRLRDVVDNPHSGLAGKLFACVSVSFVAVTAVGLCLSTMPDIRAEEERGECSPKCRSLFVLETVCVAWFSFEFLLRSLQAESKCAFLRAPLNIIDILALLPFYVSLLLGLAAGPGGTKLLERAGLVLRLLRALRVLYVMRLARHSLGLRSLGLTVQRCAREFGLLLLFLCVAMALFAPLVHLAERELGARRDFSSVPASYWWAVISMTTVGYGDMVPRSLPGQVVALSSILSGILLMAFPVTSIFHTFSRSYSELKEQQQRATSPEPALREDSTRSATATEDSSQGPDGAGQAANSADALWVRAER